One Coccinella septempunctata chromosome 1, icCocSept1.1, whole genome shotgun sequence DNA window includes the following coding sequences:
- the LOC123314403 gene encoding protein sneaky, translated as MKLFKILFQTRTHKYRKTKALFGFLYGLLLGLGFYGLILTDLNFLPWSAIICGILISLMLAFGIALSSQIRCIAFISLPVFAGESGKGVQYALILFMVIAGPLENLATNGKEVVRVFACSASLTFNLTKTRFELMFKPFTQALFGMKTEVNEVKDTLRTIKDLSAPITGEIEDEKEMKKLREENDYLDNLQGDTKRSAEIDDKYLTKGEQIEAARYEEKYLEKVELRCNKQFSTAALRCRNMFQSTYDKCYDAVTWAAAWLLCWPMKLDFVCNIAQALGGTNRCDPTSEIDPGLGEGYEYLKKSRVSLTKNFKNVKLQYKLSKVRHLINLQDTADTAKAIEHDVNEKKKMLDMIFISLKRMLAFVLLYIIVKSQNYHDQFLRNIEYDNVYITKYFRKIDARRKGLGKTVLFPLKKFEKTKLVDLWSRRYLKSERKHLLMQGFILILEIIFISTFILIDRLFYEALDLVRRHAKIQYTQVGHHDLLLEIKGTGMIASLLRSIVKGFNVKKRIKMTRSNEICLPHPTPMPNIYFLEIYGMFFLIAVMMFIEVYTNRLKSVICGYIYRKRQKRRILYLYNETTRRRIGFLRYMKTQIIKKVRERRLNESINVCIVARIRYPKCCGFLKIFGIARRNCIICEEPEAVFDSLGKFYICKNFDCHLLYCAECWLDIGEECLACSTIEAESSNPEDESGYED; from the coding sequence ATGAAgttattcaaaatattattccagACCAGAACGCATAAATATAGAAAAACCAAAGCATTGTTTGGTTTCCTGTACGGTCTCCTTTTAGGATTGGGCTTTTACGGTCTCATCCTCACCGACTTAAATTTTCTACCCTGGAGTGCAATTATTTGTGGGATTTTGATCAGTCTGATGCTAGCCTTTGGAATTGCATTGTCATCTCAGATTCGTTGCATTGCCTTCATATCGCTTCCTGTATTCGCTGGAGAAAGTGGAAAAGGTGTACAATATGCTTTGATACTCTTCATGGTGATTGCGGGTCCTTTGGAGAACTTAGCAACCAACGGTAAAGAGGTAGTAAGAGTTTTTGCATGTTCCGCATCATTAACCTTCAATTTGACGAAGACCAGATTTGAATTAATGTTTAAACCATTCACACAAGCCTTATTCGGGATGAAAACAGAAGTGAATGAAGTAAAAGACACGTTGAGAACTATCAAAGATTTATCTGCTCCTATAACCGGAGAAATCGAAGACGAAAAAGAAATGAAGAAGCTCCGAGAAGAAAATGACTACTTGGATAATTTACAAGGAGATACGAAGAGAAGTGCAGAAATAGATGATAAATATCTTACTAAAGGGGAGCAAATTGAAGCAGCCAGATATGAAGAAAAATATCTCGAGAAGGTGGAATTGAGATGCAACAAACAGTTCTCGACTGCTGCTCTTAGGTGCAGAAATATGTTTCAATCAACTTACGATAAGTGTTATGACGCTGTAACATGGGCGGCTGCCTGGCTCCTCTGCTGGCCAATGAAACTGGATTTTGTTTGCAATATTGCACAGGCATTGGGAGGAACCAATCGCTGTGACCCAACCAGCGAAATAGACCCTGGTCTGGGTGAAGGCTATGAATATTTAAAAAAGTCCAGAGTATCTCTCACGAAAAATTTTAAGAACGTCAAATTGCAATACAAATTATCAAAAGTACGTCACCTCATTAATCTTCAAGATACTGCCGATACTGCGAAAGCTATCGAACATGatgtaaatgaaaaaaagaaaatgttaGATATGATATTCATCTCTCTTAAAAGAATGTTGGCTTTTGTTCTTCTTTATATCATTGTGAAAAGCCAGAATTACCACGACCAATTTTTGCGCAACATTGAATACGATAACGTTTACATAACgaaatattttagaaaaatcgACGCTAGAAGAAAAGGTTTAGGTAAGACTGTTTTGTTCCCTTTAAAAAAGTTTGAGAAAACGAAGCTCGTTGATTTGTGGAGTAGAAGATACTTGAAGAGCGAGAGGAAGCATCTGCTCATGCAAGGTTTCATTTTGattctagaaataatttttatttcaacatttaTCCTGATTGATCGTCTATTTTATGAAGCCTTAGACTTAGTCAGAAGACACGCCAAAATTCAATACACACAAGTTGGCCATCATGACCTGCTCCTTGAGATCAAAGGAACTGGTATGATAGCTTCTTTATTAAGGTCAATTGTAAAGGGCTTCAACGTGAAAAAAAGAATCAAAATGACAAGAAGCAACGAAATTTGTCTTCCACATCCTACACCGATGCCTAACATATATTTCTTAGAAATATATGGAATGTTCTTCCTGATTGCCGTGATGATGTTCATCGAAGTGTACACCAATAGGCTCAAGTCTGTCATATGTGGATATATTTATAGGAAACGTCAAAAGCGTAGGATACTTTATCTTTACAATGAGACTACCAGAAGAAGGATCGGATTTCTTCGATACATGAAAACTCAGATCATTAAAAAAGTACGGGAGAGGAGATTGAATGAATCCATTAATGTTTGCATCGTTGCTAGAATTCGCTACCCGAAATGTTGTGGATTCTTGAAGATTTTCGGAATAGCCAGAAGAAATTGTATAATTTGCGAAGAACCCGAGGCAGTTTTCGATTCACTAGGAAAGTTTTACATCTGTAAAAATTTTGATTGTCATCTTTTGTATTGTGCAGAATGTTGGTTGGATATTGGCGAAGAGTGTTTAGCATGTAGCACAATAGAAGCTGAGAGTAGCAATCCTGAAGATGAGTCTGGCTATGAAGATTGA
- the LOC123321380 gene encoding peroxisome assembly factor 2-like isoform X1, with translation MLDMNKKLDYKELLQKRDVKLLFYISRILFRNSLFYLYPVYMFLQFCKVLNQKKKYSLQTINEDIIYQVVEPSDKHQIDENYTVIINNPFLTGKANAVLKVEHEGKIIQVYVKPLCSESVEKYVIFASKTLLFNISNTTDLMLNQRIEHSLTGTIRGTSTGKIGFAKEIHLAVINSPLELDNIVLDSLVKNYFQKPKLICENSVIEINMKIYLMDIPSSMTKVFNANDKVYFKCTKVLSNVESNSKISGKYAVLGETTIKQVANIQSFLPPCIKMKPLLFDVRKVEKNHIQSSKCPSGLEHYAYELEAAVKPFLTKKLVMNPAFLITGKKGSGKEIIISSLAAKFGMHFYKITNFDVTAHVYAQNEVKLKNVFFNAKLYAPCILYMKNFENYEKNNEGLTDERIISHFTSGLKTLFANNKFPVILFCSSNDDKISARLKREFLEIFKINPPTEEERTKIIEWLFQYHHLTYHEDLTEVVKKTNTFLFEDMNTLVKLAKSQQTCSKKMNTLTSENLLSALDYMHLHHNQNIGAPKVPKVQWDDIGGLKDVKEEIIKTINFPLKHPEFVNSTGLRRFGILLFGPPGTGKTLLAKAVATECNLCFLSVKGPELLNMYIGQSEENIREVFERARAASPCIIFFDELDSLAPNRGVSGDSGGVMDRVVSQLLAEMDGLNEKATVFIIGATNRPDLIDPALLRPGRFDKLLYVGPAMDFASRLSVLKALTRNFNLNDEVRLEDIVKLCPSNISGADFYGICAESWMHAVRRTIQQCENGPKDVRNFTEKDVEVGTDDFIYALRSVKPSITSKDLMYFEKLKREISSNQ, from the exons atgttggaTATGAATAAGAAACTTGATTATAAAGAGTTGCTCCAAAAAAGGGATGTGAAATTGCTCTTTTACATTTCAAGGATTCTATTCCGGAATTCCCTTTTTTACTTATACCCAGTGTACATGTTTCTTCAATTTTGTAAAGTACTCAATCAGAAAAAGAAATATTCATTACAAACGATTAATGAAGATATTATATATCAAGTTGTTGAACCGTCAGACAAACatcaaattgatgaaaattacaCTGTGATAATCAACAATCCATTTTTGACTGGAAAAGCAAATGCTGTACTCAAAGTTGAACATGAAGGCAAAATTATACAAGTATATGTGAAGCCACTATGTTCGGAGAGTGttgaaaaatatgtgatatttGCCTCGAAAACTCTACTTTTCAATATTTCCAATACCACTGATTTAATGTTGAATCAGAGAATTGAACATTCACTAACTGGTACCATAAGAGGAACATCTACTGGAAAAATTGGATTTGCAAAGGAAATTCATTTAGCTGTAATAAACAGCCCTTTGGAGTTAGATAATATAGTTCTGGATTCAttagtgaaaaattattttcaaaaaccTAAATTAATATGTGAAAATAGTGTAATTGAAATCAACATGAAAATATATCTAATGGATATTCCCTCTAGTATGACCAAAGTTTTCAATGCAAATGATAAAGTTTACTTTAAATGcaccaaggtattaagtaatgTTGAGAGCAATTCTAAAATCAGTGGTAAATATGCAGTTTTGGGCGAGACAACAATCAAACAAGTGGCAAATATCCAGAGCTTCCTACCCCCATGTATAAAAATGAAACCCCTATTATTTGATGTACGTAAAGTAGAAAAGAATCATATTCAATCTTCAAAGTGTCCAAGTGGATTAGAACATTATGCATATGAATTGGAAGCAGCTGTTAAACCATTCCTAACAAAAA AATTGGTTATGAACCCTGCATTTTTGATAACTGGAAAGAAAGGGTCTGGGAAAGAAATAATTATATCAAGCCTTGCTGCAAAGTTTGGCATGCATTTCtataaaataacaaattttgatGTAACTGCTCATGTGTATGCCCAAAATGAAGTCAAACTTAAGAATGTTTTCTTTAATGCCAAACTCTATGCCCCTTGTATATTATACATGAAGAATTTTGAG AACTATGAAAAGAATAATGAAGGTTTAACAGATGAAAGAATAATTTCTCACTTCACCAGTGGACTTAAGACTTTATTTGCAAATAACAAATTCCCTGTTATATTGTTCTGCTCAAGTAATGACGACAAAATATCTGCCAGACTAAAGAGAGAATTCCTCGagatattcaaaatcaatcCACCCACCGAAGAGGAAAGAACTAAAATAATTGAATGGTTGTTTCAATACCATCATCTTACATACCACGAAGACTTAACCGAAGTTGTCAAAAAAACTAACACTTTTCTTTTTGAAGATATGAACACACTTGTAAAATTAGCAAAAAGTCAACAAACATGTTCCAAAAAAATGAATACCTTGACCAGTGAAAATTTGTTATCAGCATTAG ATTACATGCATCTTCATCATAATCAAAATATTGGTGCACCAAAAGTTCCAAAAGTGCAATGGGACGATATTGGGGGGTTAAAGGATGTTAaggaagaaataataaaaacaatcaATTTTCCTTTGAAACATCCAGAATTTGTGAATTCAACAGGTCTCAGAAGGTTTG gTATTCTATTATTTGGGCCACCAGGAACTGGTAAAACTCTGTTAGCTAAAGCTGTTGCTACTGAATGCAATTTATGTTTCTTATCCGTCAAAGGCCCTGAATTGCTGAATATGTATATTGGACAATCTGAAGAGAATATAAGAGAAG TATTTGAACGTGCAAGAGCTGCATCTCCTTGTATAATATTTTTTGATGAACTTGATTCACTTGCCCCAAACAGAGGAGTTTCGGGAGATTCAGGAGGGGTTATGGACAGGGTTGTTTCTCAACTGTTGGCTGAAATGGATGGCCTTAACGAAAAAGCCACAGTGTTCATCATAG GTGCTACAAATAGACCAGACTTAATAGATCCAGCTCTCTTAAGGCCAGGAAGGTTTGACAAACTGTTGTATGTTGGACCAGCTATGGATTTCGCCTCTAGATTATCAGTTTTGAAAGCTTTGACAAGAAA cTTCAATCTCAATGACGAAGTAAGGCTAGAAGATATTGTTAAGTTATGTCCAAGTAATATATCCGGTGCAgatttttatggaatttgtgCTGAAAGTTGGATGCATGCTGTAAGAAGAACGATTCAGCAATGTGAGAATG GTCCAAAAGATGTCAGGAATTTCACAGAAAAAGATGTTGAAGTTGGGACTGATGATTTCATATATGCTCTAAGGTCAGTGAAGCCTTCAATTACATCAAAGGATCTAATGTATTTCGAGAAACTGAAGAGGGAAATAAGTTCTAATCAATGA
- the LOC123321380 gene encoding peroxisome biogenesis protein 6-like isoform X2, translated as MKNYEKNNEGLTDERIISHFTSGLKTLFANNKFPVILFCSSNDDKISARLKREFLEIFKINPPTEEERTKIIEWLFQYHHLTYHEDLTEVVKKTNTFLFEDMNTLVKLAKSQQTCSKKMNTLTSENLLSALDYMHLHHNQNIGAPKVPKVQWDDIGGLKDVKEEIIKTINFPLKHPEFVNSTGLRRFGILLFGPPGTGKTLLAKAVATECNLCFLSVKGPELLNMYIGQSEENIREVFERARAASPCIIFFDELDSLAPNRGVSGDSGGVMDRVVSQLLAEMDGLNEKATVFIIGATNRPDLIDPALLRPGRFDKLLYVGPAMDFASRLSVLKALTRNFNLNDEVRLEDIVKLCPSNISGADFYGICAESWMHAVRRTIQQCENGPKDVRNFTEKDVEVGTDDFIYALRSVKPSITSKDLMYFEKLKREISSNQ; from the exons ATGAAG AACTATGAAAAGAATAATGAAGGTTTAACAGATGAAAGAATAATTTCTCACTTCACCAGTGGACTTAAGACTTTATTTGCAAATAACAAATTCCCTGTTATATTGTTCTGCTCAAGTAATGACGACAAAATATCTGCCAGACTAAAGAGAGAATTCCTCGagatattcaaaatcaatcCACCCACCGAAGAGGAAAGAACTAAAATAATTGAATGGTTGTTTCAATACCATCATCTTACATACCACGAAGACTTAACCGAAGTTGTCAAAAAAACTAACACTTTTCTTTTTGAAGATATGAACACACTTGTAAAATTAGCAAAAAGTCAACAAACATGTTCCAAAAAAATGAATACCTTGACCAGTGAAAATTTGTTATCAGCATTAG ATTACATGCATCTTCATCATAATCAAAATATTGGTGCACCAAAAGTTCCAAAAGTGCAATGGGACGATATTGGGGGGTTAAAGGATGTTAaggaagaaataataaaaacaatcaATTTTCCTTTGAAACATCCAGAATTTGTGAATTCAACAGGTCTCAGAAGGTTTG gTATTCTATTATTTGGGCCACCAGGAACTGGTAAAACTCTGTTAGCTAAAGCTGTTGCTACTGAATGCAATTTATGTTTCTTATCCGTCAAAGGCCCTGAATTGCTGAATATGTATATTGGACAATCTGAAGAGAATATAAGAGAAG TATTTGAACGTGCAAGAGCTGCATCTCCTTGTATAATATTTTTTGATGAACTTGATTCACTTGCCCCAAACAGAGGAGTTTCGGGAGATTCAGGAGGGGTTATGGACAGGGTTGTTTCTCAACTGTTGGCTGAAATGGATGGCCTTAACGAAAAAGCCACAGTGTTCATCATAG GTGCTACAAATAGACCAGACTTAATAGATCCAGCTCTCTTAAGGCCAGGAAGGTTTGACAAACTGTTGTATGTTGGACCAGCTATGGATTTCGCCTCTAGATTATCAGTTTTGAAAGCTTTGACAAGAAA cTTCAATCTCAATGACGAAGTAAGGCTAGAAGATATTGTTAAGTTATGTCCAAGTAATATATCCGGTGCAgatttttatggaatttgtgCTGAAAGTTGGATGCATGCTGTAAGAAGAACGATTCAGCAATGTGAGAATG GTCCAAAAGATGTCAGGAATTTCACAGAAAAAGATGTTGAAGTTGGGACTGATGATTTCATATATGCTCTAAGGTCAGTGAAGCCTTCAATTACATCAAAGGATCTAATGTATTTCGAGAAACTGAAGAGGGAAATAAGTTCTAATCAATGA